A stretch of the Desulfuromonas sp. TF genome encodes the following:
- a CDS encoding response regulator — protein MSTFKVLIVEDSPTMRQLIVFALKRLRGLNIVEANDGVDGLKKLSSEKFDLIFTDINMPIMDGLKLVSLVRNDPNYKNVPIVIITTEGATEDRDRALALGANDYITKPIQTTKILEAARRLLNLGA, from the coding sequence ATGTCTACCTTTAAGGTGCTCATCGTTGAAGATTCGCCAACCATGCGCCAGCTCATCGTATTCGCACTGAAGCGTCTGCGCGGACTCAACATCGTCGAGGCGAATGACGGCGTGGATGGTCTGAAGAAGCTGTCGAGCGAAAAATTCGATCTGATCTTCACCGATATCAACATGCCTATAATGGATGGGCTTAAGCTGGTGAGCCTTGTTCGCAACGATCCCAACTACAAGAATGTGCCGATCGTCATCATCACAACGGAAGGGGCGACGGAGGACCGGGACCGCGCCCTGGCCCTGGGAGCGAACGACTATATCACCAAGCCGATCCAGACGACCAAAATACTCGAGGCCGCCCGGCGTCTGTTGAACCTCGGAGCATAA
- a CDS encoding protein-glutamate O-methyltransferase CheR, translating to MLFFTPDIPLNDEEFRLLRDFVYQHCGLHFTEDSKYLLEKRLGKRLQHHKMKNFKDYYYLLRYGRQKEEELNEVIDALTTNETYFFREDFQLKTFTQEILPEIRERKAREGDRKLRIWSAGCSTGEEPYTIAMLLHDIPAFADWQVDIIGTDISHKVLQTARKGVYGSASFRSTETAVQRRFFTEVDGKHRIADSLKKLVTISHLNLFDTPRVALLGKMDVIFCRNVIIYFDLAAKKRVVENFYQRLRPEGFLLLGHSESLMSITNAFVLRHYTHDMVYQRPPQTGGGEWR from the coding sequence ATGCTGTTCTTTACCCCCGACATACCTCTGAACGACGAGGAATTTCGTCTGCTGCGGGATTTCGTCTATCAGCACTGCGGGCTGCATTTTACCGAAGACTCCAAATACCTGCTGGAAAAACGTCTGGGCAAGCGGCTGCAGCATCATAAAATGAAGAACTTCAAGGATTACTACTATCTCCTGCGTTACGGGCGACAAAAGGAGGAAGAACTCAATGAAGTCATCGATGCCCTGACTACCAATGAGACTTATTTCTTCCGGGAGGACTTTCAGCTCAAAACCTTCACCCAGGAGATTCTTCCGGAGATTCGCGAACGCAAGGCGAGGGAAGGGGATCGAAAGCTCCGGATCTGGAGTGCGGGATGTTCGACCGGCGAGGAACCCTATACCATTGCCATGCTGCTGCACGACATACCCGCTTTTGCAGACTGGCAGGTGGATATCATCGGCACCGACATCAGCCATAAGGTTCTGCAGACTGCGCGGAAGGGGGTTTACGGATCCGCGTCCTTCCGCAGCACGGAGACTGCCGTGCAGCGGCGTTTTTTCACCGAGGTCGACGGGAAGCATCGCATTGCCGATTCTCTGAAAAAGCTGGTCACCATCAGCCATCTGAATCTCTTCGACACCCCCCGGGTCGCCCTTCTTGGGAAAATGGACGTCATTTTCTGCCGCAACGTGATCATCTATTTCGATCTTGCTGCCAAGAAGCGGGTGGTGGAGAATTTCTATCAGAGACTCAGGCCGGAAGGATTTCTTCTCCTCGGACATTCCGAATCGCTGATGAGCATCACGAACGCCTTTGTCCTGAGACACTACACCCATGACATGGTTTATCAGCGTCCGCCGCAGACGGGGGGTGGGGAGTGGCGATGA
- a CDS encoding chemotaxis protein CheW codes for MDLAEIRKKARSRKEQPPGDPSPPLRRDVRSAPSIQGAPEKSTADIPLEHIPKPLDRPAAMDPLEALFRFRPEMELATEESYLQGLTGRDSQEEDLRQWLTFTLGSEEYALDIGQIREIIKPREITDLPRVPDFILGIISLRGVIIPVFDLKRRLKLGTAEITSASRIIVCQYGEKSAGLVVDSLNQVVRLPAQGIEPPPAVLSGLDRDMVEGVGRDQGRMMILLDLANVLNAELI; via the coding sequence ATGGATCTTGCTGAAATCCGGAAAAAAGCCCGCTCGCGCAAAGAGCAACCTCCCGGCGACCCCAGCCCCCCTTTGCGGCGAGATGTTCGTTCCGCTCCCTCCATTCAGGGGGCGCCGGAGAAATCAACGGCCGACATCCCTCTGGAACATATTCCGAAGCCCTTGGACCGGCCCGCTGCGATGGATCCCCTGGAAGCACTTTTCCGCTTTCGCCCCGAGATGGAACTGGCGACCGAAGAAAGCTACCTGCAAGGATTAACCGGGCGGGACAGTCAGGAAGAAGACCTGCGGCAGTGGCTGACCTTTACTCTCGGAAGCGAAGAATATGCTCTGGACATCGGACAGATTCGCGAGATAATCAAACCGAGAGAAATAACCGATCTCCCCCGTGTGCCCGACTTCATTCTCGGTATCATTTCCCTGCGCGGGGTCATCATCCCCGTCTTCGATCTCAAAAGGCGATTGAAGCTGGGGACGGCGGAAATCACCTCCGCTTCACGGATCATCGTATGCCAATATGGAGAAAAGTCAGCGGGGCTTGTCGTTGACAGCCTTAATCAGGTGGTGCGTCTTCCGGCTCAGGGTATTGAACCTCCGCCGGCTGTCCTTTCCGGATTGGACCGGGATATGGTGGAAGGGGTTGGCCGGGATCAGGGGAGAATGATGATTCTGCTGGATCTGGCGAATGTGCTGAACGCGGAACTCATCTGA
- the infA gene encoding translation initiation factor IF-1, translated as MAKEEAIEVEGSVIEPLPNAMFRVKLDNGHIVLAHISGKMRKFYIRILPGDRVTVELSPYDLSRGRITYREK; from the coding sequence TTGGCTAAAGAAGAAGCGATTGAAGTCGAGGGATCGGTCATCGAACCCCTCCCCAATGCCATGTTCCGGGTCAAACTGGACAATGGCCATATCGTACTGGCTCATATTTCCGGCAAAATGCGCAAATTTTACATCCGCATTCTCCCCGGCGACCGTGTCACCGTGGAGCTTTCCCCTTACGATCTGAGCCGGGGGCGGATTACCTACCGGGAAAAGTAA
- a CDS encoding chemotaxis protein CheW, translated as MIRNAEKMEAPAKPEELRQEIQLACFRIGTELYALDILRIKEIIRPQRLTPVPKAPAFIEGVINLRGVVIPVVDLRKRFDQAKTETDRKTRVIICGLSGKILGLMVDEVSEVRRYSRHEIQAAPKFLKGKGAEFFLGVCRKDEDLVMLLDLERILSSDEKIDLDKIEKTP; from the coding sequence ATGATTAGAAATGCTGAAAAAATGGAGGCGCCGGCCAAACCGGAAGAGCTTCGCCAGGAGATCCAGTTGGCCTGCTTCCGCATAGGAACGGAATTGTACGCCCTTGATATTCTTCGCATCAAGGAGATTATCCGGCCGCAGCGGCTGACCCCCGTCCCCAAGGCTCCGGCATTCATTGAAGGAGTGATCAATCTGAGAGGGGTGGTTATCCCGGTGGTCGACCTGCGCAAACGTTTCGACCAGGCGAAAACTGAAACCGATCGCAAGACTCGGGTCATCATCTGTGGCCTCTCAGGCAAAATTCTCGGGTTGATGGTCGATGAGGTATCGGAAGTCCGTCGTTATTCCCGACACGAAATTCAGGCGGCGCCGAAATTCCTCAAAGGCAAGGGAGCGGAGTTCTTCCTTGGCGTCTGCAGAAAAGACGAGGATCTGGTTATGCTGCTGGACCTTGAAAGAATCCTCTCTTCCGACGAAAAGATCGATCTGGATAAAATTGAGAAAACGCCCTGA
- the leuS gene encoding leucine--tRNA ligase — MQERYEPSAVESKWQSVWEEKKTFKVEERVDRKKFYLLEMFPYPSGRIHMGHVRNYSIGDVIARFKRLQGFNVLHPMGWDAFGMPAENAAIQHGIHPAKWTRENIANMRSQLKRMGLSYDWDRELATCDVDYYKWEQLIFLRMFKKGLAYKKSSFVNWCPECRTVLANEQVEDGCCWRCDSEVAQKELEQWFFKTTEYARELLEETDRLKGWPEPVLTMQRNWIGRSIGCEIEFPLKTSLKKIRVFTTRQDTLYGATFMSLAPEHPLALELTTSEQREAVEAFIDRVKKQDKIKRTSEDFEKEGVFTGSYCINPVTRLRMPVFLANFVLMDYGTGAVMAVPTHDQRDFEFARKYDLPMTVVIQPEGKSLDPEAMSEAWTGSGVMTNSREFDGLDNEEAKERIAEYLEKEGIGKKTVNYRLRDWGVSRQRYWGTPIPIIYCDVCGVVPVPEQDLPVVLPTDVEFTGEGGSPLAKSSAFATVTCPQCGDAARRETDTFDTFVESSWYFARFTSPDFPSAPVDRQAAEYWLPVDQYIGGIEHAVMHLLYARFFTKVLRDLGMMNVDEPFRNLLTQGMVCMETRSCPEHGWLYPEQVGDGKCTICGKETRVGRNEKMSKSKKNVVDPDSLIERFGADTARLFSLFAAPPEKDLEWNEQGVEGCYRFLNRVWRAIYDNLELIEDNRPPETEGDARILRRTTHRTIRKVTDDIDGRFHFNTAIAAVMELVNAIYAFDRKEENPGALREALETVVRLLAPFVPHVAEEAWSGLGHEGGIEAAGWPDWDESALVEDEKVIVIQVNGKVRGKVTVAADADEEEVRKAALTEENVARFTSGKTVRKVVVIPGRLVNVVVA, encoded by the coding sequence ATGCAAGAGCGCTATGAACCCAGTGCCGTAGAGAGCAAGTGGCAGTCCGTCTGGGAGGAGAAAAAAACCTTCAAAGTAGAGGAGCGAGTCGACAGGAAGAAATTCTACCTCCTGGAAATGTTCCCCTATCCTTCGGGACGCATCCATATGGGACATGTCCGCAACTATTCCATCGGCGATGTGATAGCACGATTCAAGCGGCTCCAGGGGTTCAACGTCCTTCATCCCATGGGCTGGGATGCTTTCGGCATGCCTGCCGAAAACGCCGCGATTCAGCATGGAATCCATCCTGCCAAATGGACCCGCGAAAACATTGCCAACATGCGCTCGCAGCTTAAGCGGATGGGCTTGTCCTACGACTGGGACCGCGAACTGGCCACCTGCGACGTCGACTACTATAAATGGGAACAGCTCATTTTCCTCCGGATGTTCAAAAAGGGGCTGGCCTACAAGAAGAGTTCTTTCGTCAACTGGTGCCCCGAGTGCCGGACCGTTCTGGCCAACGAACAGGTGGAGGACGGGTGCTGCTGGCGTTGCGACAGCGAGGTGGCACAGAAGGAGTTGGAGCAGTGGTTCTTCAAGACGACCGAATACGCCCGTGAACTGCTGGAGGAAACCGATCGTCTGAAGGGATGGCCGGAGCCGGTCCTGACCATGCAGCGCAACTGGATAGGGCGCAGCATCGGCTGTGAAATCGAATTCCCCCTGAAAACCTCGTTGAAGAAGATTCGCGTCTTCACAACGCGTCAGGACACGCTGTACGGAGCCACCTTCATGAGCCTGGCCCCGGAGCACCCCCTGGCGCTGGAACTGACCACTTCGGAGCAGCGGGAGGCGGTGGAAGCGTTCATCGACCGGGTCAAGAAACAGGACAAGATAAAACGCACCAGTGAGGACTTCGAAAAAGAGGGGGTCTTCACCGGATCCTACTGTATAAACCCGGTCACCCGGCTGCGGATGCCGGTTTTCCTGGCCAATTTCGTTCTCATGGACTACGGCACCGGGGCGGTCATGGCGGTCCCCACCCACGACCAGCGCGACTTCGAATTCGCCCGCAAATACGATCTTCCCATGACCGTGGTCATTCAACCTGAGGGCAAAAGCCTTGATCCGGAGGCCATGTCCGAAGCCTGGACCGGGTCGGGCGTCATGACCAACTCCAGGGAGTTCGACGGTCTCGACAACGAGGAAGCCAAGGAACGGATCGCCGAATACCTTGAGAAGGAGGGGATCGGTAAAAAAACGGTCAACTACCGTCTTCGCGACTGGGGCGTATCGCGCCAGCGTTACTGGGGGACGCCCATCCCCATCATCTACTGCGATGTCTGCGGGGTCGTTCCGGTGCCTGAGCAGGATCTTCCGGTGGTTCTGCCGACCGATGTCGAATTCACCGGGGAGGGGGGAAGCCCTCTGGCGAAGAGCAGCGCCTTCGCTACCGTCACCTGCCCCCAGTGCGGCGATGCGGCGCGGCGGGAAACAGACACCTTCGACACCTTTGTGGAGAGTTCCTGGTATTTCGCCCGTTTCACCAGCCCCGATTTTCCTTCCGCTCCCGTCGACCGCCAGGCGGCCGAATACTGGCTGCCGGTCGATCAGTACATCGGCGGTATCGAGCACGCTGTCATGCACCTGCTTTACGCCCGCTTTTTTACCAAGGTGCTGCGCGACCTCGGGATGATGAACGTCGATGAACCTTTCCGCAACCTCCTCACACAAGGGATGGTCTGCATGGAAACCCGTTCCTGTCCCGAGCATGGGTGGCTCTATCCGGAGCAGGTCGGAGACGGAAAATGCACGATCTGCGGCAAGGAAACGCGTGTCGGCCGTAATGAGAAGATGAGCAAGTCGAAGAAAAACGTGGTTGATCCAGACAGCCTCATAGAGCGCTTCGGCGCCGATACCGCCCGTCTCTTCTCCCTCTTCGCCGCGCCTCCGGAGAAGGACCTGGAATGGAATGAGCAGGGGGTGGAGGGTTGCTACCGTTTTCTCAACCGGGTCTGGCGGGCCATTTATGATAATCTGGAGCTGATCGAAGATAACCGGCCGCCTGAAACGGAAGGAGATGCCAGGATCCTGCGTCGTACGACCCACCGGACCATCCGGAAGGTGACTGACGATATCGACGGCCGCTTCCATTTCAATACGGCCATCGCCGCCGTCATGGAACTGGTCAACGCCATCTATGCGTTCGATCGCAAAGAGGAGAATCCCGGGGCGCTCAGGGAGGCCCTGGAGACGGTGGTTCGCCTTCTGGCTCCTTTCGTCCCCCATGTCGCCGAAGAAGCCTGGAGCGGCCTGGGACACGAGGGAGGGATCGAGGCCGCAGGGTGGCCGGACTGGGATGAATCGGCTCTGGTCGAAGACGAAAAAGTCATTGTCATTCAGGTCAACGGCAAGGTCCGGGGGAAGGTGACCGTCGCGGCGGATGCCGATGAAGAAGAGGTGCGGAAGGCGGCTCTGACCGAGGAAAACGTGGCCCGTTTCACCAGCGGAAAAACGGTGCGAAAGGTGGTCGTCATCCCCGGCCGGCTGGTCAACGTGGTGGTGGCGTGA
- a CDS encoding chemotaxis response regulator protein-glutamate methylesterase — MNDQVRVLVVDDSAYNRRTIIKMLETIPGVEVVGYAVNGEEGLRKVFDLKPDLITLDLEMPRMDGFSFLRVVMQNRPTPVIVVSARSEDENVFRALEFGAVEFVAKPSARVSPELFSIQEDLLQKVRTIARTDMKKVLNRPAPGTAGPLRQAAKIRAADGEQINQVVIAASTGGPPALQAILSAIREPIPLGIAIAQHMPPGFTKAFADRLNKYCPLEIREARSGDRMRPGTVLVAPGAKNLLFRRRGDEVLAEVVEPAANQRYTPSADVLFTSASEIFGSRLLGVVLTGMGNDGARGVVSIKEEGGAVLAEAESSSVVFGMPKEAIATGKVDKIVPLPQMGGAILHRCGFGRYSA; from the coding sequence ATGAACGACCAGGTGCGGGTGCTCGTGGTGGACGATTCGGCTTACAATCGACGCACCATCATCAAAATGCTCGAAACCATCCCGGGGGTCGAGGTGGTCGGTTATGCGGTCAACGGGGAGGAGGGGCTGCGAAAGGTCTTCGACCTCAAGCCAGACCTGATCACTCTAGATCTTGAGATGCCCCGCATGGACGGCTTCTCTTTTCTGCGGGTGGTCATGCAGAACCGGCCGACTCCGGTGATCGTGGTTTCGGCGCGATCCGAAGACGAAAACGTATTCCGGGCCCTCGAGTTCGGCGCGGTCGAATTCGTGGCCAAGCCCTCGGCCAGGGTTTCGCCGGAACTTTTCAGTATCCAGGAAGACCTGCTCCAAAAGGTTCGGACCATCGCCCGCACCGATATGAAGAAGGTCCTGAACCGCCCCGCTCCCGGCACCGCTGGGCCCTTGCGGCAGGCCGCCAAAATCAGGGCAGCAGATGGGGAACAGATCAATCAGGTGGTTATCGCCGCTTCAACGGGGGGACCGCCAGCTCTTCAGGCCATTCTCTCAGCTATAAGGGAGCCGATTCCCCTCGGCATCGCCATCGCCCAGCATATGCCTCCGGGATTCACCAAGGCTTTTGCCGATCGTCTCAACAAGTACTGTCCTCTGGAGATCCGCGAGGCCCGTTCGGGGGACCGGATGCGTCCCGGTACCGTTCTGGTGGCGCCCGGCGCAAAGAATCTGCTTTTTCGCCGGCGCGGCGACGAAGTCCTGGCGGAAGTCGTGGAGCCCGCTGCCAATCAGCGCTACACCCCGTCGGCCGATGTCCTGTTCACTTCCGCCAGTGAAATTTTCGGATCTCGATTGCTGGGAGTCGTCCTGACCGGCATGGGGAACGACGGCGCCCGGGGGGTGGTGAGCATCAAGGAAGAGGGTGGCGCCGTCCTTGCCGAGGCGGAAAGCAGCAGCGTGGTCTTCGGCATGCCCAAGGAGGCCATCGCCACTGGTAAGGTGGACAAGATTGTGCCGCTGCCTCAGATGGGAGGGGCGATCCTCCACCGTTGCGGGTTTGGTCGCTATTCCGCTTAG
- a CDS encoding GAF domain-containing protein, whose amino-acid sequence MAEKDDTRGSASRAEEFLQVFKKGAEFTQELLKENERLRFQILQLQETVKTEGGLSGIEAEKLLRRIEELEQEKSEILDRIKQIEAENLDFANRYVEIETENNNLANLYIASYQLHSTLDFREVLQVITEIVINLIGAEEFAIMLLDEKTNKLQAVATEGLEQSELPKVGIGEGIIGQMAKTGENYFIDEMEGYVRDFNHPIVCIPLKIKEHVIGVIVIYKLLVQKDRFAEVDYELFTLLAGHAATAIFSSKLYSESERKLSTIQGFLDLLTK is encoded by the coding sequence ATGGCGGAAAAAGACGACACCAGAGGTTCGGCAAGCAGGGCCGAGGAATTTCTGCAGGTCTTTAAGAAGGGTGCCGAATTCACCCAGGAACTGCTCAAGGAAAACGAGCGGCTGCGTTTTCAGATTCTGCAACTTCAGGAAACCGTCAAGACAGAGGGCGGCCTTTCCGGTATCGAAGCGGAAAAGTTGCTTCGCCGCATTGAGGAGCTGGAGCAGGAGAAGAGTGAGATTCTCGATCGCATCAAGCAGATAGAGGCGGAGAACCTCGATTTCGCCAACCGTTACGTCGAGATCGAGACGGAAAACAACAATCTGGCCAACCTTTATATCGCCTCCTATCAGCTCCATTCGACTCTCGATTTTCGCGAGGTCCTTCAGGTCATTACCGAGATCGTGATCAATCTCATCGGCGCCGAAGAATTCGCCATCATGCTTCTGGACGAAAAAACCAACAAGCTGCAGGCGGTGGCCACGGAAGGTCTGGAGCAGTCCGAACTGCCGAAGGTCGGCATCGGCGAGGGGATCATCGGTCAGATGGCCAAAACGGGAGAAAACTACTTCATCGATGAGATGGAGGGATATGTCAGGGATTTCAATCATCCCATTGTCTGCATCCCCCTCAAGATCAAGGAACACGTCATCGGCGTGATCGTCATCTATAAACTGCTGGTTCAGAAGGACCGGTTTGCCGAGGTGGATTACGAACTCTTTACCCTGCTGGCAGGTCATGCCGCCACCGCTATCTTCTCTTCCAAGCTCTATTCTGAATCGGAACGGAAGCTGTCGACCATCCAGGGTTTTCTTGATCTTTTGACCAAATAG
- a CDS encoding response regulator: MIVSCPACAARLRLDRRRLGGKRVTLRCGRCREVFKVEVPSVTVENTGFSVLVAHSDQALCATIEEILNRAGLSCRTCHDGQDALDLMAASPPQVAVVDVALPGLFTFEVVEKVRKRPGLEEVKILLLSSVYNRMAYKRTPTSLYGADDYIEKHHIPDDLVTKINRLAVNAVSAPPGEQASGGITVGQTLQAEEKDRDSQVLDDEVKERIRSAEENEVSGEATEERILKARRLARIIVSDIALYNQDRVEEGIRQGTFHHLLSSEIDEGKRLFKERIAPEIRSLEDFLEQAFATFIERRKIELCLQESRGDFRGE, translated from the coding sequence ATGATTGTAAGTTGCCCCGCCTGTGCGGCGCGTCTGCGTCTGGACCGCCGGCGACTCGGCGGAAAACGGGTGACCCTGAGGTGCGGTCGTTGCCGCGAGGTCTTCAAAGTCGAAGTGCCGTCGGTCACTGTAGAGAACACAGGATTCAGCGTCCTCGTTGCTCATAGCGACCAGGCGCTCTGCGCCACCATCGAAGAAATTTTGAACCGTGCCGGCCTTTCCTGCAGGACCTGCCATGACGGACAGGATGCCCTCGATCTCATGGCTGCGTCGCCCCCCCAGGTTGCGGTGGTCGATGTGGCCCTTCCCGGCCTATTCACCTTTGAGGTAGTGGAAAAAGTACGTAAGAGACCGGGGCTGGAAGAGGTAAAAATCCTTCTGTTATCTTCCGTCTACAACAGAATGGCGTACAAAAGAACTCCCACTTCATTGTACGGCGCCGATGATTATATCGAAAAGCATCATATCCCCGACGATCTTGTTACCAAAATCAATCGGCTGGCCGTGAATGCCGTATCGGCTCCTCCCGGTGAACAGGCTTCCGGGGGAATCACCGTGGGGCAGACCCTTCAGGCAGAGGAGAAGGATCGGGATTCGCAAGTTCTTGATGATGAAGTCAAAGAAAGGATCCGAAGCGCTGAAGAGAATGAGGTTTCGGGGGAGGCTACCGAGGAAAGAATCTTGAAAGCCCGTCGTCTGGCCCGTATCATCGTCTCCGATATCGCTCTTTACAATCAGGACCGTGTCGAGGAGGGGATCCGCCAGGGAACCTTTCATCATTTGCTTTCTTCGGAGATTGATGAAGGAAAGCGGCTTTTCAAAGAGAGGATTGCGCCTGAAATCCGCAGCCTGGAGGATTTTCTGGAGCAGGCCTTTGCGACATTTATCGAACGTCGCAAAATAGAACTCTGTTTGCAGGAGAGCCGGGGTGATTTCCGTGGTGAATGA
- a CDS encoding response regulator has translation MSKQKILIVEDEESLLKLESILLTSKGYAVRGVSNGQAALDAIAEELPDLVLLDIMLPEMDGFEVCRRIKSHESTRNIPVIMLTAKKSREDMARGETVGADWYITKPFKSAMVIETIQRFLAK, from the coding sequence GTGTCTAAACAAAAGATACTCATCGTAGAGGACGAAGAAAGCCTGCTGAAACTCGAGAGCATTCTCCTGACTTCCAAGGGTTATGCGGTAAGAGGGGTTTCGAACGGCCAGGCGGCGCTGGATGCCATTGCTGAAGAGCTGCCGGATCTGGTGCTGCTTGACATCATGCTTCCGGAAATGGATGGTTTCGAAGTCTGCCGGCGGATCAAGAGCCACGAATCCACCAGGAATATTCCAGTCATCATGTTGACCGCCAAGAAAAGCCGTGAAGATATGGCGCGGGGCGAAACGGTCGGAGCGGATTGGTATATCACCAAGCCCTTCAAATCCGCCATGGTCATCGAAACGATTCAGAGGTTTCTTGCCAAATGA
- a CDS encoding HEAT repeat domain-containing protein codes for MISVVNEKKIRELLDSAQEEERLQGLKELGRCSSGDSAPAIIRALGDESWRVRKEAAELFISLPGGDALTGEIIELLHSEDNAGLRNTAVEILVRLGRLAIPLLLEELSCSDHDVRKFVLDILGEIGDESIVPSMLRALSDPDDNVRAAAAENLGRIGSVESVPALISAMGHSDLWFRFTVLEALGEIGAPVPMDSLLCYKDDRLLRKALFDCLGRVGDGDALPVLIEGLSDQVRNVRESAAVALSRLGAKWPEAAPEQLARFCGTPTAEAVADMIDSADAAVRLSATELLGQIGDGRFAPRLLGALSDEDLRTSAAKSLVALDREAVCGLMELWTDADSRTRTYLSYIFGEAGCLEAMQLLLSALSSPDPELRLASTQSLGKLGEAAALVPLVDRLGDSCEEVREMAMDALSKVGMRHRRQAMTILHPLLKHEDPEWRMHAVSILGRLDGGDVEGTLTFAMKDESSLVRRAAVRAFEGKRGDGRLQALMLALTDEDDEVRRLAVEALGTIGDSQVVGALELALRDEDIWVRSAAVRALGGIPSEEAFRLVQGTLTDPVGLVAIAALETLSSMGAEKAHSSLVATLTHDDEEVVNAALQLLTAGGRSDWIPPVLESLLNHRHWEVRLTFARALAELVGESCRHHLEERLLVEGEDLVCHQLRGLLSDSGKASEVSR; via the coding sequence GTGATTTCCGTGGTGAATGAAAAGAAAATACGCGAGTTGCTGGATTCCGCTCAGGAAGAAGAGAGATTGCAGGGGCTCAAAGAATTAGGTCGCTGCTCCTCCGGGGACTCCGCTCCGGCAATCATTCGAGCTCTGGGAGATGAAAGCTGGCGGGTGCGAAAAGAGGCGGCTGAACTTTTTATCTCTCTGCCGGGTGGGGACGCACTGACCGGGGAAATCATCGAGCTGCTGCATTCCGAGGATAATGCCGGCCTTCGTAATACGGCCGTTGAAATCCTGGTGCGACTCGGTCGTTTGGCCATTCCCCTGCTTCTTGAGGAGCTTTCCTGCAGCGATCACGACGTCCGCAAATTCGTTCTTGATATCCTCGGCGAAATCGGAGATGAATCGATCGTGCCGTCGATGCTCCGGGCCCTGTCCGATCCGGATGACAATGTGCGGGCGGCGGCGGCGGAAAACCTGGGCCGAATCGGCAGTGTTGAATCCGTTCCCGCTCTTATTTCGGCGATGGGACATTCGGATCTCTGGTTCCGGTTCACCGTCCTGGAAGCCCTCGGCGAGATCGGTGCTCCGGTTCCGATGGACAGCCTCCTCTGCTATAAGGATGATCGTCTGCTGAGGAAAGCCTTGTTCGATTGTCTCGGAAGGGTTGGAGATGGGGACGCTCTGCCTGTTCTGATAGAAGGGCTATCCGACCAGGTACGCAACGTCAGGGAATCGGCCGCGGTTGCTCTGTCGCGCCTAGGCGCGAAATGGCCGGAAGCAGCGCCTGAGCAGTTGGCCCGCTTCTGCGGCACTCCGACGGCTGAAGCCGTCGCCGATATGATCGATTCCGCCGACGCCGCCGTACGCCTGTCAGCGACGGAACTCCTGGGCCAGATTGGGGACGGCCGTTTCGCACCCCGTCTCCTGGGCGCGCTCTCTGACGAGGACCTTCGCACCAGCGCAGCAAAAAGCCTGGTCGCGTTGGATAGAGAAGCGGTCTGCGGGCTCATGGAACTCTGGACCGATGCAGACAGCCGCACCAGGACATATCTCTCCTACATTTTCGGCGAAGCGGGATGTCTCGAGGCGATGCAGCTCCTTTTGTCCGCCCTCTCTTCTCCCGACCCTGAGCTGCGTCTGGCTTCAACCCAGTCCCTCGGAAAACTAGGCGAGGCGGCCGCTCTGGTCCCGCTGGTCGACCGCCTGGGAGATTCCTGCGAGGAGGTCAGGGAAATGGCCATGGATGCCCTCAGCAAAGTGGGTATGCGGCACCGGCGGCAGGCCATGACCATTCTCCATCCCCTTCTGAAGCATGAAGATCCCGAATGGCGCATGCATGCAGTGTCGATTCTCGGTCGTCTGGATGGCGGCGACGTCGAGGGCACTCTCACCTTTGCCATGAAGGACGAATCCTCCCTGGTCCGGCGGGCGGCAGTCCGCGCTTTTGAGGGCAAACGCGGGGATGGTCGACTTCAAGCTCTGATGCTCGCCCTGACCGATGAAGATGACGAAGTGCGGCGTCTTGCCGTCGAAGCCCTCGGCACGATCGGCGACTCTCAGGTTGTCGGAGCTCTGGAGCTGGCTTTGCGGGACGAAGATATCTGGGTGCGAAGCGCGGCGGTTCGAGCTCTCGGAGGAATCCCTTCGGAGGAAGCGTTCCGGCTGGTGCAGGGGACCCTGACCGACCCGGTGGGGCTGGTCGCTATCGCCGCCCTCGAAACCCTCTCCTCTATGGGGGCCGAAAAGGCCCATTCCTCTCTGGTCGCCACTTTGACCCATGACGATGAAGAAGTCGTGAATGCGGCTCTTCAGCTCCTGACTGCCGGCGGTCGCAGCGACTGGATCCCTCCAGTGCTAGAGAGTCTGCTCAATCATCGGCATTGGGAGGTGCGCCTCACCTTTGCCCGTGCCCTGGCCGAACTCGTGGGGGAAAGCTGCCGTCACCATCTGGAAGAAAGGCTCCTGGTCGAAGGGGAGGATCTGGTTTGCCATCAGCTCCGGGGGCTTCTTTCGGATTCTGGCAAAGCTTCTGAGGTGAGTCGTTAA